The genomic window ACGCCGCCGCTTCCGAGCTATCGGGCCTGAGCTCCGACAAGCCCCTGGTCGAACAGCTTACCGACGCCTTCTCGCACCCCTTTGCGCCCAACTGGCAGGATCACAGTACTCAGGCCGAGTGCGACGAGTTCGATGGCAAGTTGGGGTCCAAGCATAAGTTGGCAGAGGTGACTGGAAGTGCAGCTCATCATGTAAGAGACACCGAAAGTATCTCGCATTGGCGGATATTGATAAGAGAAGATACCAGGAAAATGGCAATATATAAGTGTTTAAAAGTAGATTGCTAATCACAGTCGAGAAATCAGCGCTTCACCGGCCCGCAGATCATGCGCATGCGCCGCAAACGGCCCGAGGTTTACGCCAAAACAGCCCGCATCTCCCTTGTATCATCCTTCCTTGCCTCGCTCTTCCTTGGCGCCGTCGCCCCGATGGAGATAAGCGACGCCTGCGGCATGAACCTGTGGGACATCGCAGCCGACGACTGGAGCAGCCCGCTCCTTGACCTCACCGCAGGCGGTGCCGACCAGGTCGATGCTCTGCGTGCCAAGCTGGGCGAGGTCAGGCGGGACGGCGGAGGCAGCATGGGCTCCATCTCAAGCTACTTTGTTGAGAAGTACGGCTTCTCGAAGGAGTGCCAGGTTGCCCCCTTCACCGGTGACAACCCTGCGACCATCCTGGCGTTGCCATTGCGCCCCGGTGACGCCATTGTTAGCTTGGGTACTTCAACCACGTTCCTGATGAGCACTTCGCACTACCAGCCCGACGAGTCCTATCACTTCTTCAACCACCCAACAACACCCGGTCAGTACATGTTCATGCTGTGCTACAAGAACGGAGGACTGGCCCGTGAGAAGGTCCGTGACGCGCTGCCCGCCGAGTCTTCCTACTCGACCCCAGCCGGCGCCACGGACGCCTGGGCCTCGTTCAACAAGGCCGTCCTCGAGACTCCCCCGCTGGACTGCCCCGAAGGATCCAGCCTTGGCAAGATGGGCCTGTACTTCTACCTCCCAGAGATCGTGCCCAACGTGCGCGCCGGCACGTGGCGCTACACCTGCAACGCCTCTAATGGCAGCGACCTTGTCCCGGCTCCCGAGACCTGGGACAAGGCCAAGGACGCGCGGGCCATCGTGGAGTCGCAGATCCTCTCCCTCCGGCTGCGCTCGCAGTCGCTGGTCGACCGACCCGACAAGGCCCAGCGCTTACCCGCGCAGCCGCGCCGTATCTACCTCGTGGGCGGCGGCTCGCTCAACCCTGCCATCGCCCGCGTCGTCGGTGACGTTTTAGGAGGTGCCGAGGGCGTCTACCGCCTTGACGTCGGCGGCAACGCCTGCGCGCTCGGGGGTGCCTACAAGGCCGTCTGGGCCCTCGAACGCCGCGACGACAAGGAGACCTTTGACGAG from Pyricularia oryzae 70-15 chromosome 4, whole genome shotgun sequence includes these protein-coding regions:
- a CDS encoding xylulose kinase; this encodes MSSGPLYLGFDLSTQQLKAILVSSDLSVVSEAKVDFDADFGAKYSLTKGVLVNSNEGEVFAPVAMWLESLDLVLDRLRERKAPLDRVRGISGACQQHGSVFWSDAAASELSGLSSDKPLVEQLTDAFSHPFAPNWQDHSTQAECDEFDGKLGSKHKLAEVTGSAAHHRFTGPQIMRMRRKRPEVYAKTARISLVSSFLASLFLGAVAPMEISDACGMNLWDIAADDWSSPLLDLTAGGADQVDALRAKLGEVRRDGGGSMGSISSYFVEKYGFSKECQVAPFTGDNPATILALPLRPGDAIVSLGTSTTFLMSTSHYQPDESYHFFNHPTTPGQYMFMLCYKNGGLAREKVRDALPAESSYSTPAGATDAWASFNKAVLETPPLDCPEGSSLGKMGLYFYLPEIVPNVRAGTWRYTCNASNGSDLVPAPETWDKAKDARAIVESQILSLRLRSQSLVDRPDKAQRLPAQPRRIYLVGGGSLNPAIARVVGDVLGGAEGVYRLDVGGNACALGGAYKAVWALERRDDKETFDELIGARWREEGAIQKVDDGYREGVFEKYGNVLGAFDRMEKEILAAQ